The following are from one region of the Hydrogenophaga sp. BPS33 genome:
- the urtA gene encoding urea ABC transporter substrate-binding protein, which yields MSTKPHTARRITLKTLSAAAMVATLGGLSALPAHAQSTIKVGVLHSLSGTMAISETVLKDTVLMAIDEINAKGGVLGKKLEPVVVDPASNWPLFAEKTKQLLTQDKVAVIFGCWTSVSRKSVLPVVEEANGLLFYPVQYEGEELSKNVFYTGAAPNQQAIPAVEYLMSKDGGSAKRWVLLGTDYVYPRTTNKILRAFLKSKGVADADIMEEYTPFGHSDYQTIIANIKKFSSAGKKTAVVSTINGDSNVPFYKELGNAGLSAKDVPVVAFSVGEEELRGVDTKPLVGHLAAWNYFMSIKSPANTEFTKKWAAYAKAKNIPGHKDKPLTNDPMEATYIGINMWAQAVAKAKSTDTDKVIAAMAGQTFKAPGGFTSTMDKENHHLHKPVFIGEVKADGQFNVVWKTPGPVVADPWSDYIAENKGKKNTPAAK from the coding sequence ATGTCGACGAAACCCCACACCGCCCGCCGGATCACCCTCAAGACCCTTTCCGCCGCCGCGATGGTCGCCACCCTCGGCGGCCTCTCGGCCCTGCCGGCCCATGCACAGTCGACCATCAAGGTCGGCGTGCTGCACAGCCTCTCGGGCACCATGGCCATTTCCGAAACCGTGCTCAAGGACACGGTGCTCATGGCCATCGACGAGATCAACGCCAAGGGCGGCGTGCTGGGCAAGAAGCTGGAGCCGGTGGTGGTCGACCCCGCGTCCAACTGGCCGCTCTTTGCCGAGAAGACCAAACAACTGCTGACCCAGGACAAGGTCGCCGTGATCTTCGGCTGCTGGACGTCGGTGTCGCGCAAGTCGGTGCTGCCGGTGGTGGAAGAGGCCAACGGCCTGCTGTTCTACCCGGTGCAATACGAAGGCGAAGAACTGAGCAAGAACGTGTTCTACACCGGTGCCGCGCCCAACCAGCAGGCCATTCCCGCCGTGGAATACCTCATGAGCAAGGACGGCGGCTCGGCCAAGCGCTGGGTGCTGCTGGGCACCGACTACGTGTACCCGCGCACCACCAACAAGATCCTTCGCGCCTTCCTCAAGAGCAAGGGCGTGGCGGACGCCGACATCATGGAGGAGTACACGCCTTTCGGCCACTCCGACTACCAGACCATCATCGCCAACATCAAGAAGTTCTCCTCGGCCGGCAAGAAGACGGCCGTGGTCTCCACCATCAACGGCGACTCCAACGTGCCGTTCTACAAGGAACTGGGCAACGCCGGTCTCTCGGCCAAGGACGTGCCGGTGGTGGCCTTCTCGGTCGGTGAAGAAGAGCTGCGTGGCGTGGACACCAAACCGCTCGTGGGCCACCTCGCGGCCTGGAACTACTTCATGAGCATCAAGAGCCCGGCCAACACCGAGTTCACCAAGAAGTGGGCCGCTTACGCCAAGGCCAAGAACATCCCGGGCCACAAGGACAAGCCGTTGACCAACGACCCGATGGAAGCCACCTACATCGGCATCAACATGTGGGCACAGGCCGTGGCCAAGGCCAAGTCCACCGACACCGACAAGGTCATCGCCGCCATGGCCGGCCAGACCTTCAAGGCACCGGGTGGCTTCACCAGCACCATGGACAAGGAAAACCACCACCTGCACAAGCCGGTGTTCATCGGTGAAGTGAAGGCCGACGGCCAGTTCAACGTGGTATGGAAGACGCCGGGTCCGGTGGTGGCCGATCCTTGGAGCGACTACATCGCAGAGAACAAGGGCAAGAAGAATACGCCTGCGGCGAAATAA
- the urtB gene encoding urea ABC transporter permease subunit UrtB, with the protein MKTHWLRLLGLGFALWLSLGAAHALTAADALALVDGDTDARIDMLNRLAAEPDDKAAALIKAMSDEAVRLQGERVLIVEGDGALDAVTGEKLATLPEDAGDIMVNNRLRGAMENALAGMELLGAPPERQREAARTLQRTAFEEPDTSQLALIDKALAGELDARARQSLELARAAVLLASEDAAQRLAAAEKLGEAKDPVVRPLLTAQMDKEGDDKVKTALKASLSDLDTRLAIGSALGQAFTGISLGSILLLAALGLAITYGLMGVINMAHGELIMIGAYATWLVQSFFRQALPEVFDWYLLVAMPVAFLASGLVGAAMERTVIRHLYGRPLETLLATWGISLVLMQAVRSLFGAQNVGVENPSWMSGGITLMGNLNLPWNRIIIIGFALAVLVGVTLMIGKTRLGLFVRGVTQNRPIASCMGVNTARIDTYAFALGSGIAGLAGCALSQIGNVGPDLGQNYIVDSFMVVVLGGVGQIAGTVYAALGLGMLNKFIEGWAGAVLAKIAVLVFIIVFIQKRPQGIFAMKGREA; encoded by the coding sequence ATGAAGACTCATTGGCTCCGACTGTTGGGGCTGGGGTTCGCGCTGTGGTTGTCGCTCGGTGCCGCCCACGCACTCACCGCTGCCGATGCGCTCGCATTGGTCGACGGCGACACCGATGCGCGCATCGACATGCTCAACCGCCTCGCCGCCGAACCCGATGACAAGGCGGCCGCGCTCATCAAGGCCATGTCTGACGAGGCCGTGCGCCTGCAAGGCGAGCGCGTGCTGATCGTCGAGGGCGATGGCGCCCTTGATGCCGTGACCGGCGAGAAGCTCGCCACGCTGCCCGAAGACGCCGGCGACATCATGGTCAACAACCGCCTGCGCGGCGCCATGGAAAACGCGCTGGCCGGCATGGAATTGCTCGGCGCGCCGCCCGAACGCCAGCGCGAAGCGGCGCGCACGCTGCAACGCACCGCCTTCGAAGAACCCGACACCAGCCAGCTCGCGCTGATCGACAAGGCGCTCGCCGGCGAGCTCGATGCGCGCGCGCGGCAGAGCCTGGAACTGGCCCGCGCGGCCGTGCTGCTGGCCAGCGAGGACGCGGCACAGCGCCTGGCCGCGGCCGAGAAACTGGGCGAGGCCAAGGACCCCGTCGTGCGCCCGCTGCTCACGGCACAGATGGACAAGGAAGGAGACGACAAGGTCAAGACCGCCCTCAAGGCATCGCTCTCGGATCTGGACACGCGCCTGGCCATCGGCAGCGCGCTGGGCCAGGCCTTCACCGGCATCAGCCTGGGCAGCATCCTGCTGCTGGCCGCGCTGGGCCTGGCGATCACGTACGGCCTCATGGGTGTGATCAACATGGCGCACGGCGAGCTGATCATGATCGGCGCGTACGCCACCTGGCTGGTGCAGAGCTTCTTTCGCCAGGCGCTGCCCGAAGTTTTCGACTGGTACCTGCTCGTGGCCATGCCGGTGGCATTTCTCGCTTCGGGCCTGGTGGGCGCGGCCATGGAGCGCACGGTCATCCGCCATCTCTATGGCCGCCCGCTCGAAACCCTGCTGGCCACCTGGGGCATCAGCCTGGTGTTGATGCAGGCGGTGCGCAGCCTCTTCGGCGCGCAGAACGTGGGCGTGGAAAACCCGTCGTGGATGAGCGGCGGCATCACCTTGATGGGCAACCTCAACCTGCCCTGGAACCGCATCATCATCATCGGCTTCGCACTCGCGGTGCTGGTGGGCGTGACGCTCATGATCGGCAAGACGCGCCTGGGTCTTTTCGTGCGTGGCGTGACGCAGAACCGGCCCATCGCCTCCTGCATGGGCGTGAACACCGCGCGCATCGACACCTATGCCTTCGCGCTGGGCTCGGGCATCGCCGGCCTGGCGGGCTGCGCGCTGAGCCAGATCGGCAATGTCGGCCCCGACCTCGGGCAGAACTACATCGTCGATTCGTTCATGGTGGTGGTGCTCGGCGGCGTGGGCCAGATCGCCGGCACGGTCTATGCGGCGCTGGGGCTGGGCATGTTGAACAAGTTCATCGAGGGCTGGGCGGGTGCCGTGCTGGCGAAGATTGCCGTCCTCGTTTTCATCATCGTGTTCATTCAGAAAAGACCTCAAGGCATTTTTGCCATGAAGGGACGTGAAGCGTGA
- the urtC gene encoding urea ABC transporter permease subunit UrtC, with product MLALPSHGPLLTRAGWSAFVVALLVVCAVAPLLNLFVPPDSAFHLSDYMVGLLGKIMCYAICALAMDLIWGYTGILSLGHGLFFALGGYVMGMYLMRQIGTDGNYKSELPDFMVFLDWKELPWHWALSDSFIATLLLIVLVPGLVAFVFGYFAFRSRIKGVYFSIITQALTFAALLLFFRNETGFGGNNGFTDFKRILDLPIATQGMRMTLFVLTGFTLLGFYLFARWLVKSKFGRVLQAVRDAESRVMFCGYNPLPYKLTIWTLSAVMCGVAGALYVPQVGIINPGEMSTANSIEIAIWAAVGGRATLIGPIVGAFIVNGAKSWLTVTFPEYWLYVLGALFIVVTLYMPQGVVGLVKKLLHPAKKGSEA from the coding sequence GTGCTTGCTCTGCCTTCGCACGGCCCGCTGCTCACCCGCGCCGGCTGGAGCGCCTTCGTCGTCGCGCTGCTGGTGGTGTGCGCCGTCGCGCCGCTGCTCAACCTGTTCGTGCCGCCCGACAGCGCGTTCCATTTGAGCGACTACATGGTCGGCCTGCTCGGCAAGATCATGTGCTACGCCATCTGTGCATTGGCCATGGACCTGATCTGGGGTTACACCGGCATCCTGAGCCTGGGCCACGGCCTGTTCTTCGCGCTCGGGGGGTACGTGATGGGCATGTACCTCATGCGCCAGATCGGCACCGATGGCAACTACAAGAGCGAGCTGCCCGACTTCATGGTGTTCCTCGACTGGAAGGAACTGCCCTGGCACTGGGCGCTGTCCGACAGCTTCATCGCCACGCTGCTGCTCATCGTGCTGGTGCCGGGGTTGGTCGCCTTCGTGTTCGGCTACTTCGCGTTCCGCTCGCGCATCAAGGGCGTGTACTTCTCCATCATCACGCAAGCGCTCACCTTCGCGGCGCTGCTGCTGTTCTTCCGCAACGAAACCGGCTTCGGCGGCAACAACGGCTTTACCGACTTCAAGCGCATCCTCGATCTCCCGATCGCCACGCAGGGCATGCGCATGACGCTGTTCGTGCTCACCGGTTTCACGCTGCTGGGCTTCTACCTGTTCGCGCGCTGGCTGGTGAAGAGCAAGTTCGGCCGCGTGCTGCAGGCGGTGCGCGATGCCGAAAGCCGTGTGATGTTCTGCGGTTACAACCCGCTTCCCTACAAGCTCACCATCTGGACCCTCTCGGCGGTGATGTGTGGCGTGGCCGGCGCGTTGTACGTGCCGCAAGTGGGCATCATCAACCCGGGCGAGATGAGCACGGCCAACAGCATCGAGATCGCCATCTGGGCGGCGGTGGGTGGACGCGCCACGCTCATCGGACCGATCGTGGGGGCCTTCATCGTCAACGGTGCGAAGAGCTGGCTCACCGTGACCTTTCCCGAATACTGGCTGTACGTGCTGGGGGCTTTGTTCATCGTCGTCACGCTCTACATGCCGCAGGGTGTGGTGGGACTGGTGAAGAAGCTGCTGCACCCCGCGAAGAAAGGGAGCGAGGCATGA
- the urtD gene encoding urea ABC transporter ATP-binding protein UrtD, giving the protein MTPDLMDEGAQRIARGAERVASGATESGGRVAGFSRPVTPGEVDTTHGRILYLEDVHVSFDGFKAINGLSLDIAPGELRCIIGPNGAGKTTMMDIITGKTRPDAGQVFFGSTIDLLRYREAEIAAMGIGRKFQKPTVFEHLSVFENLELALATDKRVRRSMVFALTGEDKDRLAEVLQTIHLADSAARRAGDLSHGQKQWLEIGMLLMQDPKLLLLDEPVAGMTDDETERTAQLFLSLKGKHSLLVVEHDMGFIRTISEKVTVLCDGSVLAEGTLDQVQADERVIEVYLGR; this is encoded by the coding sequence ATGACGCCCGACCTGATGGATGAAGGCGCACAGCGCATCGCGCGCGGCGCCGAACGCGTGGCCAGTGGCGCCACCGAGTCCGGTGGCCGCGTGGCCGGTTTCTCGCGGCCGGTGACGCCGGGCGAAGTGGACACCACGCACGGCCGCATCCTGTACCTGGAAGACGTGCACGTGAGCTTCGACGGCTTCAAGGCCATCAATGGCCTGAGCCTGGACATCGCGCCCGGCGAGCTGCGCTGCATCATCGGCCCCAACGGCGCGGGCAAGACCACGATGATGGACATCATCACCGGCAAGACCCGGCCCGACGCCGGGCAGGTGTTCTTCGGCAGCACCATCGACCTGCTGCGTTACCGCGAGGCGGAGATCGCGGCCATGGGCATCGGGCGCAAGTTCCAGAAGCCCACGGTGTTCGAACACCTGAGCGTGTTCGAGAACCTGGAGCTGGCGCTCGCCACCGACAAGCGCGTGCGCCGCTCCATGGTGTTTGCGCTCACCGGGGAAGACAAGGACCGCCTTGCCGAGGTGCTGCAGACCATCCACCTCGCGGACAGCGCGGCGCGCCGGGCCGGTGACCTGAGCCACGGGCAGAAGCAGTGGCTGGAGATCGGCATGCTGCTGATGCAGGACCCCAAGCTGCTCTTGCTCGACGAGCCGGTGGCGGGCATGACGGACGACGAAACGGAACGCACTGCGCAATTGTTTTTGTCGCTCAAAGGCAAACACTCCCTGTTGGTGGTGGAGCACGACATGGGCTTCATCCGCACGATTTCGGAGAAGGTCACGGTGCTGTGCGATGGGTCTGTTTTGGCCGAGGGGACGTTGGACCAGGTGCAGGCGGATGAGCGGGTGATCGAGGTGTATCTTGGTCGCTGA
- the urtE gene encoding urea ABC transporter ATP-binding subunit UrtE has translation MLEVKNVNQYYGGSHILRNVNLQAELGKVTVVLGRNGVGKTTLLKSLMGLVPIKSGSIELEGKPIHKATPYERARMGIGFVPQGREIFARLTVQENLQMGLATKKGGTAVPEELYELFPVLKQMLNRRGGDLSGGQQQQLAIARALAAGPKLLILDEPTEGIQPNIIKDIGRVIRMLADRGTMAIVLVEQYYDFAEALADHYVVMERGEVIAHGPGSEMQVNGVRQLVSI, from the coding sequence CTGCTCGAAGTCAAGAACGTCAACCAGTACTACGGCGGCAGCCACATCCTGCGCAACGTCAACCTGCAAGCCGAACTCGGCAAGGTGACCGTGGTGCTGGGAAGAAACGGCGTGGGCAAGACCACGTTGCTCAAGTCCCTCATGGGCCTGGTCCCCATCAAGAGCGGCAGCATCGAACTCGAAGGCAAGCCGATCCACAAGGCCACACCTTACGAGCGCGCAAGAATGGGCATTGGCTTCGTGCCTCAGGGAAGAGAAATCTTCGCCCGCCTCACCGTGCAGGAAAACCTGCAGATGGGCCTGGCGACGAAGAAGGGCGGCACGGCCGTGCCCGAGGAGCTGTATGAACTCTTCCCCGTGCTCAAGCAGATGCTCAACCGCCGCGGCGGCGATCTCTCGGGCGGGCAGCAGCAACAGCTCGCCATCGCCCGCGCACTCGCCGCCGGCCCCAAGCTGCTCATCCTCGACGAACCCACCGAGGGCATCCAGCCGAACATCATCAAGGACATCGGAAGGGTTATCCGCATGCTCGCCGACAGGGGTACGATGGCCATCGTGCTGGTGGAGCAGTACTACGATTTCGCCGAAGCGCTGGCCGACCACTATGTGGTCATGGAACGCGGTGAGGTGATCGCCCACGGCCCCGGCAGCGAGATGCAGGTCAACGGCGTGCGCCAGCTCGTCTCGATCTGA
- a CDS encoding Bug family tripartite tricarboxylate transporter substrate binding protein: MHHTMTTHTAPRRWRTAAVAALLALGGTGAALAQTYPDKPLKVVVGFPPGGAADQIARLVSTPLATALGQPVVVENRAGANGNIAGDAVAKSPADGYTLLLSSGGMVSVNPHLSRMSFDPVKDLTPVASAARVLVYLMARPTLEAKNVQELVAYAKAHPGKLTYGSAGSGSSPHLAGEMLKAQTGMFTVHVPYRGAAPALADLMGGQIDYYFDPGIGLAHAKAGRTKLLAVGSLKRSPLFPDVPTLDEAGLKGFDADSVFGFYAPAATPPAVIARLNTEINKILATASVKERITALGGEALPLSPAEFGKRGMDDSQRFGAIIRDRKITAD; the protein is encoded by the coding sequence ATGCACCACACCATGACCACCCACACCGCACCGCGCCGCTGGCGCACCGCCGCCGTGGCCGCCCTGCTCGCGCTGGGTGGCACCGGCGCCGCGCTGGCCCAGACCTACCCGGACAAGCCGCTCAAGGTCGTCGTCGGCTTCCCGCCCGGTGGCGCGGCCGACCAGATCGCGCGCCTGGTCTCCACACCGCTGGCCACCGCGCTGGGCCAACCCGTGGTGGTGGAAAACCGCGCCGGTGCCAACGGCAACATCGCGGGCGACGCGGTGGCCAAGTCGCCGGCCGATGGCTACACGCTGCTGCTGAGTTCGGGTGGCATGGTCTCGGTGAACCCGCACCTCTCGCGCATGAGCTTCGACCCGGTGAAAGACCTCACGCCCGTGGCCTCGGCCGCGCGTGTGCTGGTGTACCTCATGGCGCGGCCCACGCTGGAGGCGAAAAACGTGCAGGAACTGGTGGCCTACGCCAAGGCCCACCCTGGCAAACTCACCTACGGCTCGGCCGGCAGCGGCAGCTCGCCGCACCTGGCCGGTGAAATGCTCAAGGCGCAGACCGGCATGTTCACCGTGCACGTGCCCTACCGTGGCGCAGCGCCTGCGCTGGCCGACCTCATGGGCGGCCAGATCGACTACTACTTCGACCCCGGCATCGGCCTGGCGCACGCCAAGGCCGGGCGCACCAAGCTGCTGGCGGTCGGCAGCCTCAAGCGCTCGCCGCTGTTCCCCGACGTGCCGACGTTGGACGAAGCGGGCTTGAAGGGCTTCGATGCCGACTCCGTGTTCGGCTTCTACGCGCCCGCCGCCACGCCACCCGCGGTGATCGCGCGGCTCAACACCGAGATCAACAAGATCCTCGCGACCGCGAGCGTGAAGGAGCGCATCACCGCGCTGGGGGGTGAGGCACTCCCGCTCTCGCCCGCCGAGTTCGGCAAGCGCGGCATGGACGATTCGCAGCGCTTTGGCGCGATCATCCGCGACCGCAAGATCACCGCCGACTGA